A stretch of DNA from Manihot esculenta cultivar AM560-2 chromosome 7, M.esculenta_v8, whole genome shotgun sequence:
aaaagaattacagGTACACGCTCAACTGGTTCAGTACATTATTACAAATGCGTCTATGTTCATACATAGAATACCCAGAAGAGAAAATAGATCCGAATTGAACAAAAACTTCTATCCCGAGTACTCTTGTCTAACAAACAAGATTCCCAAAATCTCACAAAAGCTTCCCAAAAGTATAACAATGACTAGCCCTCCGACTATAGAAGTATGTTTGCAAAAAACAAGAAATTTCATGGCCAATTACTCTGATCTAAAAACCTCTAGAGAATCGGCTCATTCTGTTGGTTAGCTCTAAAAGAACAAATTCAGTAAACTAgaaaacacatatacatatagcAGGAACCTACACCCTAACCCTCCTCCCTCCATCTGAACAAGAACAGAACAAGTATTCTTATTGAACTCGTTCATTTCAACAAGATAAACAGTATCATTTTCAGTCTGCGCGATGTCGTCTTCCTTGTTCCCCTAAAAACCTGAGTTCGACAATTCCAAACTGAAGCATCCTTGATCGTCCAATGGAACATTCTCGTCTTCCTGCCTGCCAGGTTTCAAGAAATCAAAGTTGTAATCACCCACTGAAGGCACCTGCTCTACACGCTCACGACCCCCAATGAACCTATCATCTGGGCTTTGCAACTGGAATGATAAATCAAGAGGAGGTTCCTGCTGTACATGACCATCATCAGCGAATAGTTCACCACCATCAAAGTCCAGACCGAGTGGGTTGCTGTCTATGGCACCTAGCAGCTCATCAACGCTAAACATTTCGTCGATGGTGAAATTTTTCCAGTAATCCTGCCCCTCACATCCATTATCCCAGCCGTAATCCTTCACATCTAAAGGCTCGTCCTTGTGATGTTGGAGATCACAACTTTCTTTCTGTTTTTGCACACAGGTATTGTATTGTTGAAGCACAGTTTTATCTGGGACTTCATTCTCAGGAATCCCACCGCAGTCGCTCCCAGAAACATCTTCCAGCTCTTTTTTCACTTCTTGTTTCAGCGTACTACATGGTGAGGCAGGTTCAGTAACTGGTTTTATTTTTGATTCACCTTTATCATCCCCAAATTTTACAATGTGCTCCTTGCTGTCTTCATCTGCACAAACTTCAGAATGATTTGATGTAGTAGTAGAGTCTGACCCTGCAGGAGTTGCTACAGAAGAATAGCTCGCAGCCGAGTGAGAATCCTTCGATGAGATTGTTGAATTTGATGATTCAGGAAAATTCACCCGGGCAAGTGCACCATGCATGGCCCGTGCAGCCTCATCATATGCAAGAGCAGCTTCATATGCAGTTGGAAAAGTGCCAAGCCAAAGCCTTGGTCCTCTGTTTGGTTCCCTAATCTCTGCAACCCACTTACCCCATGTCCTTTGTCTAACGCCTCTATAATTACACCGTGAGTTCTCTGGTCCTCCTTTCCCCTTCATACATCCCTTCCTTGAGCCTTTAGCAGGAGCTTTGCGGACTGGTTTACCATCTCCATTAGGAGTACAAGTATCAAGATACTTGTTGTACTCTTTCCACTTCTGAAGGGTCTCTGCAACAGAGTTAGTGCCTTCCCGTCTTTTCCTCTTCCTTACAGAATCCAATGGCCTAAAAGTTGCATTAGAAGCTTGATCAAATGTACCCATCCTGGCCAACTTTATACTGCAACTCGATCACAATCACCACCACAACCTTCTTTCAATCAAAAGACAGAACTCGGCAGATAATTACACACACCCAATAAAAACCGAGTATGATATGAGACTTTCAGAATCTGCAAAAACGAGAAAGCAGCAGTAAGCACCAAAAGCCAGCCAACAGTCACCAGAAAGATACAGAAGTCGAATTGAGAACCTCAATTACGAGATCACCAGAAAGTACTACATCCATGGTTAATACCTGTAGAAGCTTACCAAGcgctctttttttattttttttcctttttcttttttggtgtGTAGGTGTGTGGGTATATATATAGCCTCCTTATCACTTTCCCTTCTTGATTaggagtgttttttttttaaattacttggGTAGCAAGGAGCAAAACTGAAAATAATACAAAATCGTGAAATCTCCGATAAGTATATAAAACGACAACATCGTGGACTATCTCTCATACCAAAACCAAAACTTTTCTTCGCCACCAAGTAACTTAACTCTATATTCCAAAACAagaccccccccccccccccccccccaaaaaaaaagaaaaaaaaggaagggGAGAACTCCGTAGCCAAATAGAAGAAGGAAACTAAAAAGTCCCAAAATTGAATAtagtgaataataataataaccacCCAGAATTCGTTTTCGGATTCCCAAAAGCTCGATCTGCTGTTAGCTTCAAATTAACCCTAATTCGAAAAGGggaaaagctccccaaaaaaCTAAAATCCAGAACGATTATTTCACAAAATCCCACCACCTCACAAGGAATCACCAATTAATCAAAATCCATACCCCGGATTCAACAAAAACtccctaaataaaaaaaaaacaagaattaaaaataaaataagaaacagaaaaaagaaaaaaagaaaccaACCTGTCAAGATCCTCTGAAATTGCGAGCTCTACGTTCGCTTCACTTGTGTATGAGTTAGATTCTCGACCCTATCTTTTTTGGCGAGAAAAAGTGTTTTCCGTATGGTAGTACAGTTGAGGAGATCGCTTAAACAGAGCAATAGTAGTAGAGGTAGCTTCAAGAATCCAGAAATCTTTTCGAAAGAAAGGAAATAGAGATATTTATAGCCTTCTCTATGTCTAGATATTTctgatatttttatattaatgatAGTGATGACGTGGTGTTTCTTTGTCCTAGAATAAGTAAAACTAAAACATGTGCCCGAACCTTCGAGGTTCAACGGCCACGAGAATTAGCGAACTACTGTTCCTTTTTCTTCCTGCCAAGGCAAATTTCCACTTTACTCCTACTGGAAAAAGTCTTTTTTGCCCCAAAACAAAATACAATATAGTAATGTTTTGTGCTTATCATCTacgtctttattttttttttttttttctgttttttgaATCATCATCTACGTCTTattgaataaatatattaagtacaatttaaagttaaattgtcttattttattttatgaatatattcttaaaataaataaattaaacaaattGTAAGTGAATTATTCCCCGAGAGTATTGATTTAGTCctcaacattttaattttaggaTTTAAAGCTCTCTTCAttttactaaataaatatatgtaaaaattatttttaaaaaatatttttaagagaaattttattttatattatttgataataatttttaaaaattatatatagaaaattaaataatagataaaatcttcaaaataaagaaataacttccttttcaaaaaaatcatttattatAAAGGTGATTTAATGTtctattttcattaattaatttatctgtgtttacatactaaaaaatataaaaacattgtttctatttttcataaaatgaatggaaatttaatttaaaataaaagccaTTCAATCTATTAATATAAGACATataattgtttaaaaaaaaaggaacttTAGACTTAATGAAAataagaggaaaaaaaataaagtccGTTCACTTACAAAGAAAGCTGAAACAGTTGTGTGGAGAAATTTTTCTACAAAAATTGGAAAAACAAAGTTTTATATTTACTCGTGTTAATTTTTCAACCGTAAAATCGGTTGTCCACCATTTAACTATGAtttgaaaaataacttttaagaTATTTATGAATGATGTTGCTGAAGAAATGATAATGTGGTCAGATTGGAGCTGTGGTGTGAGTAGATAATTCTGTAAGATAAAGAATGCGAGGTGGTGGATGTTCACAGCAGCCACTCTAATactcaaatcaataaattagAGTATAGAGCTAATGAAGAACTTTATGATATTTGTGCCAGAGAATTGTATATCTTTGCATTTGTAATCGTTTTTcatttatactgtaaaaaggtggaataaatatattattttctaataatccGACGATGATGTAGTCGGCTCGTTAGTAAGGAATGTTTATCGGTTAATTAGTTGGAAATCTCGTGATCGCAGACGTAAAGGGGATCTGTTGGATTATAGCCGTTAACGGTAACTTTCTTATAAAGTCTCGCCCTGAAGTTGAGAAGGCGTGTTTGTCCAACCTGAGACCAACCTGAATCTCTCAAGTCTTCTTTTTATATGGGTGGGACCGCGTATAAGTTTATCAGATCCTTGCCACGTGGTCCTGTCTTATGGTGACAGTTCACTACCTATTTTTAGGCGATTGTTATAtaacatcagaggtcccccGCTGGTATTCGATTCTTTATATTCGAAAGTAACAGTTGTCTTCATGATGTGAGGCAAGTGACTTATTTAGATTGACCTTCCATACTTGTATTGCTTTGCCTTCCTTAGTGATTTGGTCGCGAATTATGTCATGATCCTAGAATGTAAAACATACTAACCTTGCAGCCTTAGTTAAGTCCATCGAACCAAGTCAGTCTCTATTCGCGCTGAGCGCCCGATGTCCTTACTTTGTTCTTACTTACTCTGTCAACCAGTCAGGTTTAAGATCTTGTCTGGCAAAAATTGAGTGATACAGTAAAGTCTTGACAAGTTTCTTGGCTCTCTCTAGCACCAACAAGTCTTAGGGATCATCCAAGCATTTTTCATCCCTGTCGAGCTTTGATCCCCAACCAGCTTTGTCTGGTTTCCATGTATTTTTTTAGCCTTGACGAGTTTCTAAGCATTTTTCAACCCTTGCGAGCTCCTCGGCCTGAGCATGAAATGCCTTGGAAATATTTTGTAGAGCGGGGCTAACACTCGGTCGATCGACCTAGCATGTTTCCACCTTAAGACCggacatgaaatgccttagaaacatTTTATGGAGCGACGCTAACATGCGGTCGGTTGCCCTGGTATTTTTCCGCCTTGAGGCCTAGCATTAAATGCTTTAGAAACATTTTGTGAAGGGGGCTAACACTTGGTCGGTCAGCCTAGCCTATTCTCGCCTTGAGACCGAGCATGAAATGCTTTAGAAACATcttgtgaagcgggactaaTACCTGGTTGATTGTCCTGGCATATTCTCGCCTTGAGACcgagcataaaatgccttagaaacttcttgtgaaataggactaacacccgattgATCAGCCTAGTGTATTCTTGCCTTGAGGCcaagcatgaaatgccttagaaacttcttatGAAACGGGGCTAACACTCGATTGGTCAGCCTGGTGGAACTTGCCTTATGGCCTAGCATGAGTTGCCTTGATTATTAGGTCCAATGCCCGGTCTTTTAGCCTAGCAGATTTTCGCTTTGTGGCCTAGCATGAGTTGTTTTGATTAGTGGGTCTAACGTTCGGTCTTCTAGCCTGGCGAAACCAGtcttatggccttgtttagtgggaccaatacaTAGATAGCATATAGTGATTTTCTTTATGGGTTTTGTTTATTTGTTTTCGCGATCCAATGCTCGAATTATGGTCTGGTGACTGCCTTATGGTCTGGCATGAGTTGCCTTAATTATTGGGTCCAATGCCTGGTCTTCTGGCCTAGTGGATTCTCACCTTGTGGCCTAGTATGAGTTGTCTTGATTAGTGGGTCCGATACTCGGTCTTCTGGCCTAGCGGAACCTGCTTTGtgaccttgtttagtgggactaacacctggatgTCCTGGCGATTTGCCTTTATGGCCTTTGTTTGTTTCCATGGTCCAATGACTAGATTATGCCCTAGCTGAAGTTGCCTTATGGCCTGACATAAGATGTCTTGCTATGCGGGATTGACTGTaatagcccggaaaccgatacccctcagtaacggcccaaactgcttggcgctaggatctagattggcttaaggccgccgggacccgtagcaagcctaaactgaactctatgtacctgattaatcccagACATGATCCAACTAGAACACTAGCTTTTAAaaccttttctgtaaaaccaccaggcttaaccttaaaaccacAGCCGTCAAGGCCTACACCAATGATCTACTAAGCTGAAAatatagaacccactctcttagGGTCAGCATATTACAGGCTAGCCTTACTTTCCATTatgggtcaaggggttttataccctttcttccctgatcactggagttttataaacacatcatatgttaagcctagcttgacacatttctcatcaagaaacgtaaaacaggacacatgcatacacaagggattCACCAtacactgggcaaagcacaactctagacattatctcattatactctatctctttatcACCTGCTCTTTCCATGCATAACCTGTATATACATCATGCTaacacatcatgtccatacatcatgtccattactatactatacaaacaaacataacatatcatatcatccttAATCTTTACATCGGCTTACAgaaacatatacatcaagcttctcTTATACATATACATGCCACATGCCACTCTATCACAacctagctatgctattacagccaaacacggcaacccatgcttCAACTCTGCTCTCCCATAGCTCACTTtgctgaactctggccctgcaaaactggggttaagggaatggagtgagctactagagcccagtgagtagaaaccataaaacagttcattcattacatgctttcgtggaatgt
This window harbors:
- the LOC110619761 gene encoding dehydration-responsive element-binding protein 2C, producing MGTFDQASNATFRPLDSVRKRKRREGTNSVAETLQKWKEYNKYLDTCTPNGDGKPVRKAPAKGSRKGCMKGKGGPENSRCNYRGVRQRTWGKWVAEIREPNRGPRLWLGTFPTAYEAALAYDEAARAMHGALARVNFPESSNSTISSKDSHSAASYSSVATPAGSDSTTTSNHSEVCADEDSKEHIVKFGDDKGESKIKPVTEPASPCSTLKQEVKKELEDVSGSDCGGIPENEVPDKTVLQQYNTCVQKQKESCDLQHHKDEPLDVKDYGWDNGCEGQDYWKNFTIDEMFSVDELLGAIDSNPLGLDFDGGELFADDGHVQQEPPLDLSFQLQSPDDRFIGGRERVEQVPSVGDYNFDFLKPGRQEDENVPLDDQGCFSLELSNSGF